The Stenotrophomonas sp. NA06056 genome segment CTCAGGTACAGCGCCGCGTCGGCGATCACGTCGCACAACTCGTTCAGATAGGCACCCAGCCGCGATTGCTGGCCGAACTCGCGGGCCAGCATGCCGTCCACGGCGTTGAGGGCCATGCGCAGCAGCATCCACAGCGGCAGGGCCAGATACAGCAGCGGCTGGGTGGGGGCGCAGCACCAGACTGCGGCGGCCACCAGCAGCGAGACCACGGCCGCTGCCACGGTCACCGTGTTGGCCGTGATCCCCATGCGGTACAGGCCGTGTACGGCCGGACGCAGCAGGTCCTGGAAACGTCCTTTCAATGCATAGATCGACACGATCTGAACCCGCTAATCCTTGGCAGTGCGGGCACAGCCTACCCTATCGACAGCCGGTTCCGACAAGGTCTGCCGCGTCCCGGCAAGGATGCCTGACGCTGCGGCAGCCATGTCCGGGCGGCGAATCTGCTGCGTCCAGGCCCCGCCACCGGTCCCCACCGCCTACAATATCGACCCCGCTCCGCTGCCGATTGCCCTGTCCCCATGACTGCTGATCTGTTGCCCGTCCGCCGGGCCCTCCTTTCCGTTTCCGACAAGACCGGCCTGGTCGAGCTGGCCACCGCGCTGGCTACACGCGGCGTGGAGCTGCTGTCCACCGGCGGTACCGCCAAGGCGATCCGCGATGCGGGTCTGGCCGTGAAGGATGTGGCCGACGTCACCGGCTTCCCGGAAATGATGGATGGCCGGGTCAAGACCCTGCACCCGATGGTGCATGGCGGCCTGCTGGGCCGTTCCGGCCTGGATGACGCGGTGATGGCCGAGCACGGCATCGGTGCCATCGACCTGCTGGTGCTGAACCTGTACCCGTTCGAAGCGGTCACCGCCAAGGCCGACTGCACCCTCGCCGATGCGGTGGAGAACATCGACATCGGCGGTCCGGCGATGCTGCGCTCGGCGGCCAAGAACTTCGCCCGCGTGGCGGTGGCCACCGACCCGTCGCAGTACGCCGAACTGTTGGCCTCGCTGGACGCCAACGACGGCCAGCTGTCGGCCGGTACCCGCTTCGCCTTCTCGGTGGCCGCGTTCAACCGCGTGGCCCAATACGACGCGGCGATCAGCAACTACCTGTCTGCCGTCACCGCCACCGACGCTGCCGTGCCGGCGCGTGCAGAGTACCCGGCGCAGATGAATTCCACCTTCGTGAAGGTGATGGACCTGCGCTACGGCGAGAACCCGCACCAGAGCGGCGCGTTCTACCGCGACCTGTACCCGGTGCCGGGCACGCTGGCCACCTTCCAGCAGCTGCAGGGCAAGGAACTGAGCTACAACAACCTGGCCGATGCCGATGCGGCGTGGGAATGCGTGCGCCAGTTCGATGCGCCGGCCTGCGTCATCGTCAAGCATGCCAACCCGTGCGGTGTGGCCGTGGGCGCCGGCAACGGCGATGCCTACGAGCTGGCCTACGCCACCGACCCGACCAGCGCCTTCGGCGGCATCATCGCCTTCAACAAGCCGCTCGACGCTGCGACCGCGCAGGTCATCCTCGACCGCCAGTTCGTTGAAGTGCTGATCGCCCCGGATTACGAGCCGGCCGCGCTGGAGTACGCACAGAAGAAGGCCAACGTGCGCGTGCTGCGCATCCCGCACGGCGATGGTCTCAACAACTTCGACAACAAGCGCGTGGGCTCCGGCCTGCTGCTGCAATCGTCGGATAACCGCGGCATGACCCGCGGCGAACTGAAGGTGGTAAGCAAGCTGGCGCCGACCGACAAGCAGTTCACCGACCTGCTGTTCGCCTGGAAGGTGGCCAAGTTCGTGAAGTCCAACGCGATCGTCTATGCCAAGGACAACCGCACCATCGGTGTCGGCGCCGGCCAGATGAGCCGCGTGTACTCGGCGCGCATCGCCGGCATCAAGGCCGCCGATGCAAACCTGGTGGTGGAAGGTTCGGTGATGGCTTCCGATGCGTTCTTCCCGTTCCGCGACGGCATCGATGCCGCTGCTGCAGCCGGCATCAAGGCGGTGATCCAGCCGGGTGGTTCGATGCGCGATGCCGAAGTCATCGCCGCCGCCGACGAGCACGGCCTGGCGATGGTGTTCACTGGCGTTCGCCACTTCCGCCACTGATTACTGGAGCGACACGGATGTCTGCAGTCTCTATGAAACCGCTCGCCGTGCTCGCCTTGATCGGCACGGCCCTGCTGTCCGGCTGCAAGCCGGCTGCCGAGCCCGCACCTGCCCCTCAGGCAGATGCGGCAAAGGAGGCCCCCAGCGCAGCGACCGCCCATGTCAGCCGCACCGCGCGGTTGCAGGCGTTCCTGACCGAGCGTTACGGCAAGGACGCCAAGCTGTCGGGTGAATGGCGCGGCACCTGGACCCAGGAGGGCGAAACCCGTCCCGTGGACTGGCAGGTCTGCGCCGAGCAGCCGGTGGTGACCGGCGACAGCTGGCAGCAGCTGCTGGCGGTATGCGGTGCGCTGGCCGATGGCGCGCACATCGACCCGGGAACGATCGACTTCTTCGTGCTGCATCCCAAGGGCGAAGGCTTCGAAGTGGCAAGTGAACTGACCGGCGAGCGCTTCGGCAGTGGCGGTCAGCCCGGCAGCGCCAGCATCATCCGCGCTGGCAGCGACTTCTACGGCTTCCGCGTCGAAGATGGCTGGTTCGGCCAGGGCTTCTCGCTGCTCTCGCAATCACTCATTCTGCCGGGGCCGAGAGGGTTGGCCGCCACCGGCAACGTGCGCAGCCACATCGACAACGACGCCCAGTACGAATGCGAGAACGTCGACGCGGCCGCCGACCCCGACACTGCCGAGGACTGCCGCACCCGTCGCTTCAGCATCGACTTCGCGCTGCGTTTCGACGACAGCGACCGCAGCGCGCGCGTCTGGCCGCTGCTGATCGAGGAAACCGGCAGCACCTGCGGCGGCAAGCAACTGCGGCAGGAGCACCGCTTCAGCCTCGATCCGAAAACCTGGACCTACCCCTTCCCCGAATCACTGCGACGCGAAGGCTGCGAATGACGCGCACGCGACGCCGGGGATCTGGCACCTCCCTTCCCACGCAATCTGGAATCTCGTGATGAACGTTCTTGTCATCGGCTCTGGCGGCCGCGAACACGCCCTGGCATGGAAGCTGGCCCAGTCCTCCCGTGTCACTGAAGTGCTCGTGGCGCCCGGCAATGCCGGCACCGCCAACGAAGACAAGTGCCGCAACGTCGCGGTGAAGGTCACCGACATCGATGGCCTGCTCGCCCTGGCCCAGGCCGAAGGTGTAGCGCTGACCGTGGTCGGCCCGGAAGTGCCGCTGGTAGCCGGCGTGGTCGACCGCTTCCGCGCCGCCGGCCTGCGCATCTTCGGGCCCACCGCCGCCGCCGCCCAGCTGGAAGGCAGCAAGGCCTACGCCAAGGACTTCCTTGCGCGCCACAACATCCCCACCGCGTTCTATGCGGTGCACACCGAAGTGGACGCCGCGCTGGCGTACATCCGCGAGAAGGGCGCCCCGATCGTGGTCAAGGCCGACGGCCTGGCCGCCGGCAAGGGCGTGATCGTAGCGATGACCCTGGCCGAAGCCGAAGACGCGGTACGCGACATGCTCTCGGGCAACGCGTTCGGCGATGCCGGCGCGCGCGTGGTGATCGAGGAATTCCTCGACGGCGAGGAAGCCAGCTTCATTTCGATGGTCGACGGCGTGCATGCACTGCCGATGGCCACCTCGCAGGATCACAAGCGCGTCGGCGACGGCGACACCGGCCCGAACACCGGTGGCATGGGTGCGTACTCGCCGGCCCCGGTGGTGACCCCTGAAGTGCACGCGCGGGTGATGCGCGAGGTGGTCAACCCGACAGTGCAGGGCATGATCGCCGACGGCATTCCGTTCACCGGCTTCCTCTACGCCGGCCTGATGATCGATGCCAGCGGCGCGCCGAAGGTGATCGAGTTCAACGTGCGCTTCGGCGACCCGGAAACGCAGCCGGTGATGCTGCGCCTGCAGTCCGACCTGGTGGACCTGGTGGAGGCAGCGATCGACGGTCTCCTGGACCAGATCGAGGCACAGTGGGATGCACGCCCGTCGCTGGGCGTGGTGATGGCGGCCAAGCCTTATCCGGAAGCGCCGATCACCGGTGATGTGATTTCCGGCCTGGGTGATGTGCCGGCCAGCGCCAAGGTGTTCCATGCCGGCACCACGCTGGACGCGCAGGGCCAGGTGCTCAGCGCCGGCGGCCGCGTGCTGTGCGTGGCCGCGCTGGGCGACAGCGTGCGCGACGCGCAGGCCAATGCCTATGCCGGTGTGGCGAAGGTGAGCTGGGCCAACGAGTTCCACCGTACCGATATCGGCTGGCGGGCGATCGCGCGGGAGGGCTGAGGCCCGCGTTGAATCCACGCTTGGCGTGGATCTATCGGCAAGCAGCGACCTGGTAGTACCGGGTCGTTGTCACCGGATGCAAAATACGGCGCGCAGCGTTACGGCTTCACTGACATTGCCCTCTTCATGACAGAGCACCGATGCTCCATCCAGCGCATCGTGCAGGAGTGCATGCAGATAGTCGGAACGGAGCTGGACCTGCAGCCACAGAGAGCACTCGCCTTCGCACGTCAGCCGCACGTCGTAGTCAGCATCGCTGTGTAGTCCTGGATCCTTCAACCAGAGATCGGCCCCCTGCCGACCGACACAGGCAGCGTCCGCAGCCAACACCTGCATCACCCTTCGCGCCACCGATGCGTGGTCGAACACCAGTCTGTACTCGTAACTCATTCCGATCTCTCTGCATGAACTGCGTCGCCGATCACGCACAGCCTTTGACGTCCGACCACAGTGTGCACCGGATCGCGCACATCCATGCATGGCGTGGATCCAGCAGACAAAAAAAAGCCCGGCAATGCCGGGCTTTTCCATCACTCAAACGCGTCACCACCTTAGGCGGTGAACAGCGCCTTCATCTTCTTCAGCGCGTTCGCTTCCACCTGGCGGATGCGCTCGGCCGACACGCCGTACTCGTCCGCCAGCTCCTGCAGCGTCACCTTGCTGTCCGCGTCCAGCCAGCGACGACGGATGATGTCGCGCGAGCGGGCATCCAACTCGGCCAGACCTTCGCGCAGCAGCTGCATCTGGTTGTCTTCGCTGTCTTCGCGCTCGTAGGCCAGCGACGGGTCTTCGTCATTGGCCACCAGATACGCGGCCGGCGATGGCGGCGCGTGGTCGTTGTCTTCATCGGTCGGCGCATCGAAACCGATATCGCGGCCGGACAGGCGCGATTCCATTTCCAGCACCTCGCGCTCGGACACGTTCAGGTCCTTGGCCACCGCACTGACTTCGGCAGCGTTCATCCAGCCCAAGCGCTTCTTCGACTTGCGCAGGTTGAAGAACAGCTTGCGCTGCGCCTTGGTCGTGGCGACCTTCACGATGCGCCAGTTCTTCAGGATGAACTCGTGCATCTCGGCACGGATCCAATGCACGGCGAAGGACACCAGGCGCACGCCCATGTCGGGGTCGAAGCGCTTGACCGCCTTCATCAGGCCAATGTTGCCTTCCTGGATCAGATCGCCCAATGCAAGGCCGTAGCCGTTGTAACCGCGGGCCACGTGCACCACGAAGCGCAGGTGCGAGTGCACCAGCTCACGGGCAGCATCCAGATCATTGCCGTCGCGGAAGCGACGGGCCAGGTCCTGTTCGTTATCGACCGACAGCACCGGGATCTGGTGCACGGCACCGATATAGGCGTCCAGCGAACCGAGCGCACTGGGAATCGGCAGATTGTTTGCCACAAGGGCAGTAGAGGTGTTCTGGCTCATAGGCACCCATCTTAGCAGTCCGGGATTTGGACTGCTAAAGGAGGAAAAAGTTCCAGCATTCCACTGATGAAACACTGGTCCCAAACAGAGCCCTACCGTAACGCGATTTGATGACAGTGGCGAGCGCGCTTTTCGGGATACACAATCCCTTGGAATTCAACCTACTAGCGCGGAAAACACGGCCATTCCGGGTCAAAGGGAGCTGAACAGGCGAGGGTTTGGCCCTTTCAACACCGGGCAGCGTTGCCCGCCGTTCAGTCCGAAGACGCCAGCGACGCCCGCGGCGGCAGCGACCAGTCGATCGGGGTCTGTCCGCGGCGCTGAAGGTACTCGTTGGCCATCGAGAAATGGCGGCAGCCGAGGAAACCACGGTGGGCCGACAGTGGCGAGGGATGCGGCGATTTCAGCACGCGGTGGCGACCGCCATCGATCACCTTGCCCTTCTGCTGCGCGTACGCCCCCCAGAGCATGAACACCAGGCCCTCGCGCTCGCGGTTGAGCACGTCCACCACGTGGTCGGTGAAGCCCTCCCATCCACGCCCCTGATGGGCACCGGCCTTGCCCTCTTCCACCGTCAGCACCGCGTTGAGCAGCAGCACGCCGCGCTGTGCCCAGGGAATCAGGCAGCCGTGGTCGGGGCGCGGGATGGCGAGGTCACCCTCGATTTCCTTGTAGATGTTCAACAGCGACGGCGGCACCGGCACGCCCGGCTGCACCGAGAAGCTCAGTCCATGGGCCTGGCCACGGCCGTGGTACGGGTCCTGGCCGAGGATGACCACTTTCACCTGATCAAACGGAGTGGCATCGAACGCGGCGAAGATCTGCGGGCCGGGCGGGAACACCGCCGCACCACTGCCCTTGCGCTGCCGCAGGAAGCTGGACAGCTCGCGCATCTGCGGCTGCAACAGGTAATCGCCAACACGCTGTTTCCAGCTCGGTTCCAGCTGGATCGCCGGGGTGTCCACTACTTCATCGATCATCGCAACAGGGGTCCATCATTCAGTCGGGCCAGCCGCAGCTGGAACAGCACTTTGGTGATCAGCAGGCGCTCTTCGATCGGCTTCAGCACCAGGTCGTTGGCGCCCGCCTGCAGCAGGCCGGTCTGGTTGTGCGGATTGCCATCGCCGGTCATCACCAGCACCGGCAGGCGGCGCTTGCCGTAACCGAAGTCCACGCGCACGCGCTGCACCACGTCGCGGCCGCTCAGCTCCCCCTTGAGGGTCACGTCGGTCAGCACCAGGTCGATGCGATGGCGGCTGCGCCCCAGCGATTCGGCGGTCAGCAGGGTGAACGCTTCTTCAGCGCTGACCACATGCATCACGTTGAGCTGCTGGCGCTCGAGCATGCGCTTGGTCGCCTCGGCCACTACACGGCTGTCCTCGATGTAGAGGATGGTCGCGCCAGGAATGGTCTGCGGCTGCACATAGCCGCGGATGAAGGTCGCCAGCGCCTCGTGGCCCAGCGCCTTGTCGAAGTAGTCGGTGACGTACTCGGTGAAGCGGCGCTGCTCCAGATGCTGCTGGGCGTCGCCAGAGACCACGATCACCGGCACATAGGCCTGCCGGGCCGCTTCGCGCACCATCCGCGCCAGCGCCAGGCCGTCGCCATCGCGCAGGGTCAACGACGTGGTGACCAGGTCGACCGGGCCCTGCGCCAGCGCATGCTGGGCGTCTTCGATGCTGTCGCAGCCGATCACCTCCACACCCGGCAGATCGCGCTGCAGGACGTCGGCGATCAGCTTGCGCACCAGCTTGGAACCGTCAACCACCATCACCCGCGTCGCGGGCCCTTCAAGGTGCTTCAGCGCTTGCGGTTGCATGCTGGTCTCAAGTGTCGGTCGGGCGGGTCTGGCGGAGGAAGTGACCGGTCACCAGCCAGGCACCCAGCCAGCCCAGCACCAAGGTGCCGAGCAGCACCAGGCTGCCATGCAGCAGGTCCAGGCCATGCAGCACGAACGGGCTGCCATAGCTGCGCGACAGTTCGGCCAGCGGCGCACGCAGGGCGGCACCGGCTGCAGCAATCAGGGCCAGCGCCACCGCACCGGCGCCCAGGCCGTACCACGCGCCCAGGTACAGGAACGGGCGACGGATGAATCCATCGCTGGCGCCCAGCAGCTGCAGCACGCCGATTTCCTCGCGGCGGGCCTGGATGTCCAGGCGCACGGTGTTGCCGACCACCAGCGCCGCGCCGACGCCGAGCAGCACCGACAGCACCTGCACCAGCCGCGCGCCGAAGGCGAGCCAGGCATCCAGGCGCTGGCGCCACAGCGCGTCGTGCTGGACCAGGTCTGCCCCGGGCAGGCTTTCCAGCGCGCGCGCCAGCCGTGCATCGTCCTGGCCCTGGCCCGGGGTGATCACCAGCAGCGAGGGCAACGGGTTGTCGTTGAGTGCATCGATGGCTTCGCCGAGTCCTGCCTGGCGCAGCTCCTCCAGCCCCTGTTCCGGTGTGCGCACGGTGACACTGGCCACGTCGAGACGATCGCGCAGTTCACCGGCCAGGCGCAGCGCACCGGGACCGTCGACGTCGGCCTTCAGGAACACATTGATGTCGCGCGACTGCTGCACGCTGCCGGCAAACTGCTTGAGGTTGTCCAGCGCGATCGACAGGCCCAGCGGCAGCGCCAGGGCCAGCGCCATGACCATCACGGTCAACAGCGTCGCCCACGGTTTGCGGCAGGCGCGGCCAAGGCTGAATACCACGCTGTGCACGTGATGCTGGAACCATACGCCCAGGCGCGACGGCGCAGCGGCTTCGGTGTTTTCGTTCTTGGCCATGGTTACTCCGCCAGATCCTGCGGCGAGATGTCGTCCACCAGCCGGCCGTGGTCGAGGATCAGCACGCGCTTGCGCATGTGGCGCAGCAGCGGCAGGTCATGGCTGACCACCAGCACGCTGGTGCCACGTGCGGGCAGCTCGGCGAACAGGGACATGATTTCCGCCGCCAGGGTCGGGTCGAGGTTGCCGGTCGGCTCATCGGCCACCAGCAGCTTGGGCTCGCCGACGATCGCACGGGCAATGCCGACGCGCTGCTGCTCACCGGCCGACAGCTGCGAGGGCAGCGCTTTCTCGCGATGGCCAAGGCCCATGCGCTCGAGCACCGAACGCACGCGCTTGTTGATGTCACTACGGCGGGTACCGCGCAGGATCAGCGGCAGGGCCACGTTCTCGGCGATGGAGCGGTCCATCAGCAGGCGATGGTCCTGGTAGACCGCGCCGACCGCGCGTCGATGCCGCGGCACATCGCCGCCACGCACCTTCAGCAGGTTGCGCTCGTCGAACATCACCGCGCCGCGGCTGGGCCGCTCGTCGAGGTGGATCAACTTGAGCAGGGTGCTCTTGCCCGCCCCGGAATGGCCGGTGACGAACAGCATTTCGCCCGGCGCGACCTCGAAGCTGACATCGGTCAGGGCTTCGTGGCCACCGGCGTACTGTTTGCTGACATTGTCGAAGCGCAGGACACTCATGCCCCGATTATGCAGGACCGGCGCGACGGCGTGGAGATGCCGGGGCGCTGGTGGGTGCCGACCGTTGGTCGGCACACCTTTCAAGGCCACCCGACCAACGGTCGGGTGCTACCGGTCCGGTTTGGTGGGTGCCGACCGTTGGTCGGCACGCCGATCAGCTACCCGACAGCATCCGGCGGATCTTGCGGCCGATACGGGTCAGGAACGAGTCGCCGGCATCGGCGCTGGTGCGCACCGGCTTGGCCACCACCTGCACCGGCGTGACCGGAGCGGCACCGTTGCCGTTGCTCGCCACACCCTCGGCACCCTCGACCGGACGGCCGTGGCGACGACGACGACGCTTGCGCGGCTTGCGCTCGCCGTCCACTGCACCTTCCGGCGCAGCGTCAGCGCGGGGCGGGCGCGGGGCCCGCACGGCAGCCGCTTCAGCGGCCACTGCACCGTCGACTGCTGCGGCAGCAACCTGCTCGCCTTCCACGCGCGGCTTGCGCGGGCCACGCGGACGGCGTTCGCCGCTGCGCTCGCCATCGCGCCCACCACGCCCAGCGCCGGCACCGCTGCCGGAACGACCGCCACTGCGGCCGCCGCCACGACGCTCTTCCTCGGCGGCACGCGCTTCGCGTGCTTCGCGGAAGATCTGGCCGACGCTTTCGTTCTCGTCGCCTTCCTCACCCGGTGCCGGGGCAGCACGCTCCGGGCGCGGCAGCGAGGTCAGGATCTCGCTGGTGACCGCTTCAACCGGGATCTTCTGTTCGATGTAGGCCTCGATATCCGGCAGGCCCATCGCATAGCGCTCGCAGGCGAAGCTGATCGCATCGCCTTCCTCGCCCAGGCGGGCGGTACGGCCGATGCGGTGCACGTAGTCTTCGGCGTCGAACGGCAGGTCGTAGTTGTAGACGTACTTGATGCCGTCGATGTGCAGGCCGCGGGCGGCCACGTCGGTCGCCACCAGGATTTCCAGCTGGCCCTTCTGGAAGCGGTTGAGCAGGCTCTCGCGCTTCTTCTGCGGCACGTCGCCGGACAGCACGCCGACACGGTAGCCGGCACGTTCCAGCGAACGGGCCACGCGCTCGACGAACACCTTGGTGTTGACGAAGACCATGGTGCGCGCGCCTTCGCTGCGCGACAACAGGCCCAGCAGCAGCGGGATCTTCTCTTCGTCTGCCGGGAAGTAGATGCGCTGGCGCACGCGCGCGGCGGTGATGGTCTCGGCTTCAACCACCAGCTTCTGCGGTTCGTTCATGTGCTCGTAGGCCAGCTCGAGCACGCGGTGGCTCAAGGTGGCGCTGAACAGCAGGGTCTGGCGGGTGGTGCGCTCCGGCATGCGACGCAGCAGGAAGCGGATGTCCTTGATGAAGCCCAGGTCGAACATGCGGTCGGCTTCGTCCAGCACGCAGATCTCGCAGGCGTGCAGCGACACCACCTTGTGCTGCTTGACGTAGTCGATCAGGCGGCCGGGGGTGGCGATGATCACGTCCACGCCCTGCTGCAGCAGTTCGCGCTGCTTGTCGTAATCCACGCCGCCGTAGACCAGCGCGAAACGCAGGCCGAGGTCGGAACCGAACTTCACCGCGTCCTTGTGGATCTGGATGGCCAGCTCGCGGGTCGGTGCCAGGATCAGCGCGCGCGGATCTTCCGGCTTGCGATCGGCCAGCGCCGGACGCGTCAGCAGGCGGTTCACGACAGCGACCAGGAAGGCCAGCGTCTTGCCGGTGCCGGTCTGCGCCTGGCCGGCAACGTCACCACCGGGCAGCGCGACCGGCAGGGTCAGCGCCTGGATGGGCGTGCAGCGGGTGAATCCGGCTCCTTCAAGACCGGCCTGCAGGGCCGGATGCAGATCAAAGGAGGAAAAGGTCAAATCGGTCAGCGGTTTGTCGCTCATGTGTCCGTCTTGGTATGGCCACGCGCCTGCGGGCGGCGGCACTGAAATCTGTCTGGGGCTCCGTCGCAAACTGCGGCCCCTGCGGCGGGTCGGGCTGGCCGGGACCCCTCGGGTCCGCGCGCCGCACAATGCCCCAGTTTACCGCACTCGGGCCGGCAAACCGGAATCCGTCGTCTCACGGACCAAGGAGACGCTTTCTTCACGCCGCAGTACGGCGATTGAACGGCGTGACCGGCCCCTATGGTCTATCCCGCCAGCACCCCCATTTCGGCCATGGACAGTGAAATCGGACACATACCGTGCTCGGCCCCGATCACGATACGCTGGGTTCCAGCCAGCACCTGTCCCCGCCCTGCGATAGGGGTACACTGCCGGCCGTGAGCGTCCAGGCATCCCGCCGAACGCACCGTGGCAGTCCGCCGCGAGGCAACGACGAGGGTCACGCCACCGGGCATGGCCCAGTTCACCCACCTCCGGCCTGGCCGGGTGCAATCCAAGACGAGAAACCAAGATGAGCGACAAGGTTGTACACGTCGGCGATGCCGACTTT includes the following:
- a CDS encoding CDP-alcohol phosphatidyltransferase family protein: MSIYALKGRFQDLLRPAVHGLYRMGITANTVTVAAAVVSLLVAAAVWCCAPTQPLLYLALPLWMLLRMALNAVDGMLAREFGQQSRLGAYLNELCDVIADAALYLSLLSVPGVRAEALWLLAWAAALSEYAGVLGLMVGASRRYDGPMGKSDRAFVIGALGLLLAFEWVGAMTVTGVAAAMAVLCVLTMINRVRRGLREAAVSPN
- the purH gene encoding bifunctional phosphoribosylaminoimidazolecarboxamide formyltransferase/IMP cyclohydrolase, with product MTADLLPVRRALLSVSDKTGLVELATALATRGVELLSTGGTAKAIRDAGLAVKDVADVTGFPEMMDGRVKTLHPMVHGGLLGRSGLDDAVMAEHGIGAIDLLVLNLYPFEAVTAKADCTLADAVENIDIGGPAMLRSAAKNFARVAVATDPSQYAELLASLDANDGQLSAGTRFAFSVAAFNRVAQYDAAISNYLSAVTATDAAVPARAEYPAQMNSTFVKVMDLRYGENPHQSGAFYRDLYPVPGTLATFQQLQGKELSYNNLADADAAWECVRQFDAPACVIVKHANPCGVAVGAGNGDAYELAYATDPTSAFGGIIAFNKPLDAATAQVILDRQFVEVLIAPDYEPAALEYAQKKANVRVLRIPHGDGLNNFDNKRVGSGLLLQSSDNRGMTRGELKVVSKLAPTDKQFTDLLFAWKVAKFVKSNAIVYAKDNRTIGVGAGQMSRVYSARIAGIKAADANLVVEGSVMASDAFFPFRDGIDAAAAAGIKAVIQPGGSMRDAEVIAAADEHGLAMVFTGVRHFRH
- the purD gene encoding phosphoribosylamine--glycine ligase encodes the protein MNVLVIGSGGREHALAWKLAQSSRVTEVLVAPGNAGTANEDKCRNVAVKVTDIDGLLALAQAEGVALTVVGPEVPLVAGVVDRFRAAGLRIFGPTAAAAQLEGSKAYAKDFLARHNIPTAFYAVHTEVDAALAYIREKGAPIVVKADGLAAGKGVIVAMTLAEAEDAVRDMLSGNAFGDAGARVVIEEFLDGEEASFISMVDGVHALPMATSQDHKRVGDGDTGPNTGGMGAYSPAPVVTPEVHARVMREVVNPTVQGMIADGIPFTGFLYAGLMIDASGAPKVIEFNVRFGDPETQPVMLRLQSDLVDLVEAAIDGLLDQIEAQWDARPSLGVVMAAKPYPEAPITGDVISGLGDVPASAKVFHAGTTLDAQGQVLSAGGRVLCVAALGDSVRDAQANAYAGVAKVSWANEFHRTDIGWRAIAREG
- the rpoH gene encoding RNA polymerase sigma factor RpoH, with translation MSQNTSTALVANNLPIPSALGSLDAYIGAVHQIPVLSVDNEQDLARRFRDGNDLDAARELVHSHLRFVVHVARGYNGYGLALGDLIQEGNIGLMKAVKRFDPDMGVRLVSFAVHWIRAEMHEFILKNWRIVKVATTKAQRKLFFNLRKSKKRLGWMNAAEVSAVAKDLNVSEREVLEMESRLSGRDIGFDAPTDEDNDHAPPSPAAYLVANDEDPSLAYEREDSEDNQMQLLREGLAELDARSRDIIRRRWLDADSKVTLQELADEYGVSAERIRQVEANALKKMKALFTA
- the ung gene encoding uracil-DNA glycosylase; its protein translation is MIDEVVDTPAIQLEPSWKQRVGDYLLQPQMRELSSFLRQRKGSGAAVFPPGPQIFAAFDATPFDQVKVVILGQDPYHGRGQAHGLSFSVQPGVPVPPSLLNIYKEIEGDLAIPRPDHGCLIPWAQRGVLLLNAVLTVEEGKAGAHQGRGWEGFTDHVVDVLNREREGLVFMLWGAYAQQKGKVIDGGRHRVLKSPHPSPLSAHRGFLGCRHFSMANEYLQRRGQTPIDWSLPPRASLASSD
- a CDS encoding response regulator, translating into MQPQALKHLEGPATRVMVVDGSKLVRKLIADVLQRDLPGVEVIGCDSIEDAQHALAQGPVDLVTTSLTLRDGDGLALARMVREAARQAYVPVIVVSGDAQQHLEQRRFTEYVTDYFDKALGHEALATFIRGYVQPQTIPGATILYIEDSRVVAEATKRMLERQQLNVMHVVSAEEAFTLLTAESLGRSRHRIDLVLTDVTLKGELSGRDVVQRVRVDFGYGKRRLPVLVMTGDGNPHNQTGLLQAGANDLVLKPIEERLLITKVLFQLRLARLNDGPLLR
- the ftsX gene encoding permease-like cell division protein FtsX, which encodes MAKNENTEAAAPSRLGVWFQHHVHSVVFSLGRACRKPWATLLTVMVMALALALPLGLSIALDNLKQFAGSVQQSRDINVFLKADVDGPGALRLAGELRDRLDVASVTVRTPEQGLEELRQAGLGEAIDALNDNPLPSLLVITPGQGQDDARLARALESLPGADLVQHDALWRQRLDAWLAFGARLVQVLSVLLGVGAALVVGNTVRLDIQARREEIGVLQLLGASDGFIRRPFLYLGAWYGLGAGAVALALIAAAGAALRAPLAELSRSYGSPFVLHGLDLLHGSLVLLGTLVLGWLGAWLVTGHFLRQTRPTDT
- the ftsE gene encoding cell division ATP-binding protein FtsE, translating into MSVLRFDNVSKQYAGGHEALTDVSFEVAPGEMLFVTGHSGAGKSTLLKLIHLDERPSRGAVMFDERNLLKVRGGDVPRHRRAVGAVYQDHRLLMDRSIAENVALPLILRGTRRSDINKRVRSVLERMGLGHREKALPSQLSAGEQQRVGIARAIVGEPKLLVADEPTGNLDPTLAAEIMSLFAELPARGTSVLVVSHDLPLLRHMRKRVLILDHGRLVDDISPQDLAE
- the rhlB gene encoding ATP-dependent RNA helicase RhlB — translated: MSDKPLTDLTFSSFDLHPALQAGLEGAGFTRCTPIQALTLPVALPGGDVAGQAQTGTGKTLAFLVAVVNRLLTRPALADRKPEDPRALILAPTRELAIQIHKDAVKFGSDLGLRFALVYGGVDYDKQRELLQQGVDVIIATPGRLIDYVKQHKVVSLHACEICVLDEADRMFDLGFIKDIRFLLRRMPERTTRQTLLFSATLSHRVLELAYEHMNEPQKLVVEAETITAARVRQRIYFPADEEKIPLLLGLLSRSEGARTMVFVNTKVFVERVARSLERAGYRVGVLSGDVPQKKRESLLNRFQKGQLEILVATDVAARGLHIDGIKYVYNYDLPFDAEDYVHRIGRTARLGEEGDAISFACERYAMGLPDIEAYIEQKIPVEAVTSEILTSLPRPERAAPAPGEEGDENESVGQIFREAREARAAEEERRGGGRSGGRSGSGAGAGRGGRDGERSGERRPRGPRKPRVEGEQVAAAAVDGAVAAEAAAVRAPRPPRADAAPEGAVDGERKPRKRRRRRHGRPVEGAEGVASNGNGAAPVTPVQVVAKPVRTSADAGDSFLTRIGRKIRRMLSGS